A single window of Nicotiana tomentosiformis chromosome 1, ASM39032v3, whole genome shotgun sequence DNA harbors:
- the LOC104121121 gene encoding B-box zinc finger protein 19-like, producing MRTLCDVCESAAAILFCAADEAALCRACDEKVHMCNKLASRHVRVGLADPSKIQRCDICENAPAFFYCEIDGSSLCLQCDMIVHVGGKRTHGRYLLIRQRIEFPGDKLGPSNELGLPSTEQGDVRREPAQPFKLPMMDNHQPNRDTAKAALENNVNSSVKMENELIDLNSRPQRMHGQSSNNQEHGMDMLSGSNHESVGLVPDGPFKREPEK from the exons ATGAGAACCCTTTGTGATGTTTGTGAAAGTGCTGCTGCTATACTATTTTGTGCTGCTGATGAGGCTGCTCTTTGTCGTGCTTGTGACGAAAAG GTCCATATGTGCAACAAGCTTGCAAGTCGACATGTAAGAGTTGGGCTTGCTGACCCCAGTAAAATCCAACGTTGCGACATATGTGAAAATGCACCTG CTTTCTTTTATTGTGAGATCGATGGAAGTTCCCTTTGTTTGCAATGTGATATGATTGTCCATGTTGGAGGTAAAAGAACCCATGGAAGATATCTCCTTATAAGGCAGAGAATTGAG TTTCCAGGGGATAAATTGGGCCCTTCAAATGAACTAGGATTGCCATCTACTGAACAAGGTGATGTAAGGAGGGAGCCCGCACAGCCCTTTAAGCTCCCTATGATGGACAACCACCAACCAAATAGGGACACTGCTAAGGCAGCGCTAGAAAATAATGTGAATAGTAGTGTGAAAATGGAGAATGAGTTGATTGACCTTAACTCCAGACCTCAAAGGATGCATGGTCAATCGTCAAATAATCAG GAACACGGAATGGACATGCTTAGTGGCAGCAATCATGAGTCAGTCGGCCTGGTTCCTGATGGACCCTTCAAACGAGAGCCAGAGAAGTGA
- the LOC104121118 gene encoding uncharacterized protein has product MAELLSMAMADDDDMKDVSVSPLDLNSIGGNESEDVLSPEDVAWADSCLIKDLAISDHGMDSSKHASPDAFPSQKIFSAVLRDDSPQESRIFPTVEETGISGMIDDTIDDVSPTNEQEGNTTRHRINNKDTDSSWSRINSENDFPPTYNEDLRLVEDSHSEVDSEFSTFVEENLADIFKVWELDIPDEEDELVKQFNKALAGSSSDSTHSEAESLGVLLDDKLLDDLISGLDDLSLSPISD; this is encoded by the coding sequence ATGGCTGAACTTCTCTCCATGGCCATGGCTGATGATGATGACATGAAAGATGTCAGTGTTTCTCCACTTGATCTAAATTCTATAGGTGGCAACGAGAGTGAAGATGTGCTTTCACCTGAGGATGTAGCATGGGCTGACTCATGCCTCATTAAAGATCTTGCTATATCAGACCATGGCATGGATTCTTCGAAACATGCGTCACCGGACGCTTTTCCTTCCCAAAAAATCTTTTCTGCAGTCTTGAGGGATGACTCTCCTCAAGAATCTCGCATTTTCCCCACCGTCGAAGAGACAGGAATTTCAGGGATGATAGATGACACCATTGATGATGTTTCTCCAACCAATGAACAAGAAGGGAACACAACTCGTCATCGGATTAACAACAAAGATACAGATAGTTCTTGGTCCAGAATTAACTCAGAAAATGATTTTCCTCCCACCTATAATGAGGATCTGAGATTAGTTGAAGACTCCCATTCTGAAGTAGATTCAGAGTTTTCAACATTTGTTGAGGAAAATTTGGCTGACATATTTAAGGTCTGGGAACTTGACATTCCAGATGAGGAAGATGAACTTGTTAAACAGTTCAACAAAGCGCTTGCAGGAAGCTCCTCAGACTCCACCCATTCAGAAGCCGAAAGTCTTGGAGTACTGCTGGACGATAAGTTACTTGATGATCTCATTTCTGGCCTCGATGACCTGTCGTTGAGTCCAATAAGTGACTAA
- the LOC104121119 gene encoding fructose-bisphosphate aldolase 1, chloroplastic-like yields MALASLLKSSPTVIDKSEFVKGQSLRQTSVSVVRCHPTNASSLTVRAASPYADELVKTAKTVASPGRGILAMDESNATCGKRLASIGLENTEANRQAYRTLLVTAPGLGQYISGAILFEETLYQSTVDGRKIVDVLVEQNIVPGIKVDKGLVPLAGSNDESWCQGLDGLASRTAAYYQQGARFAKWRTVVSIPNGPSALAVKEAAWGLARYAAISQDSGLVPIVEPEILLDGEHGIDRTFEVAQKVWAEVFFYLAENNVMFEGILLKPSMVTPGAECKDRATPQQVADYTLSLLQRRIPPAVPGIMFLSGGQSEVEATLNLNAMNQAPNPWHVSFSYARALQNTCLKTWGGQPENVKAAQDALLTRAKANSLAQLGKYTGEGESDEAKQGMFVKGYVY; encoded by the exons ATGGCCTTAGCATCTCTACTAAAGTCATCCCCAACAGTTATTGACAAGTCTGAGTTTGTAAAAGGGCAAAGCCTTCGTCAAACTTCTGTCTCAGTTGTTCGCTGCCACCCCACAAATGCTTCTTCTCTCACTGTCCGCGCTGCTTCCCCATATGCTGATGAGCTTGTTAAGACCGCT AAAACTGTTGCATCACCAGGACGCGGAATTTTGGCTATGGATGAGTCCAATGCCACCTGCGGAAAGCGTTTGGCTTCCATTGGTTTGGAAAACACTGAGGCTAACCGCCAAGCTTACCGTACCCTGCTTGTAACAGCTCCAGGACTCGGACAGTACATCTCTGGTGCTATTCTTTTCGAGGAGACTCTCTACCAGTCAACCGTTGATGGCCGCAAAATAGTTGATGTTCTTGTTGAACAAAACATTGTTCCTGGTATCAAAGTTGACAAG GGTTTGGTTCCCCTTGCTGGTTCAAATGATGAGTCATGGTGTCAAGGTCTTGATGGCCTTGCCTCCCGCACTGCTGCATACTACCAACAGGGTGCACGTTTCGCCAAATG GCGTACCGTGGTGAGCATTCCCAACGGACCATCTGCATTAGCTGTGAAGGAAGCAGCATGGGGTTTGGCTCGCTACGCTGCAATTTCTCAGGACAGTGGTTTGGTCCCAATTGTGGAGCCAGAGATTTTGTTAGACGGTGAACATGGAATCGACAGGACTTTTGAGGTAGCCCAAAAGGTTTGGGCTGAGGTCTTCTTCTATTTGGCTGAGAACAATGTCATGTTCGAGGGTATCCTCTTAAAGCCGAGCATGGTCACTCCTGGTGCTGAATGCAAAGACAGGGCCACTCCTCAGCAAGTCGCGGACTATACTCTAAGTCTCCTTCAAAGGAGGATTCCCCCAGCTGTCCCTGGAATCATG TTCTTGTCTGGTGGGCAATCAGAAGTTGAGGCTACATTGAACTTGAATGCCATGAACCAAGCTCCAAACCCATGGCACGTATCGTTCTCATACGCGAGGGCTCTTCAGAACACTTGCTTGAAAACATGGGGAGGACAACCCGAGAACGTTAAGGCTGCTCAGGATGCTTTACTTACCAGGGCCAAAGCCAACTCTCTTGCTCAGCTCGGAAAATACACCGGCGAGGGTGAATCAGATGAAGCTAAACAAGGAATGTTTGTAAAAGGCTATGTCTACTAA
- the LOC104121120 gene encoding NAC domain-containing protein 78-like, with amino-acid sequence MEQLQEGFRFRPTDSERLMFLLRFIAKQEMNDSGFITTNIDVYGREEPWEIYNHGVSCGNEDNADYSSNYRYFITKLKKKNKARHNLEVGNKGSWKQQDKGKSVHYKNTGNSSSVVIGCKKSLCYVNKDQCYNQNDGHWLMKEYELSNVILQKFDEDCRDYVLCAIKRKSCSTDYIERPLARVQYQVNDLGNYMQSNSGHYVESETDMTTQNEVPELEVLDYQLEVLGMKRT; translated from the coding sequence ATGGAGCAGTTGCAAGAGGGTTTTCGTTTTCGTCCTACAGATTCAGAACGACTTATGTTTTTGTTGAGATTCATTGCTAAACAAGAGATGAATGATTCTGGATTTATCACAACAAACATCGACGTCTATGGCAGAGAAGAACCCTGGGAAATTTACAATCACGGCGTATCCTGTGGTAATGAAGATAATGCGGACTACAGCAGTAACTATCGCTATTTCATTACAAAgctgaagaagaaaaacaaggCGAGGCATAATCTAGAGGTTGGAAATAAAGGGAGTTGGAAACAACAAGATAAGGGTAAATCAGTTCACTACAAAAATACGGGAAATTCATCTTCTGTGGTTATTGGATGCAAAAAGAGCTTGTGTTACGTGAATAAAGATCAGTGCTATAATCAGAACGATGGACATTGGCTAATGAAGGAGTACGAGCTTTCTAATGTTATTCTTCAGAAATTCGACGAAGATTGTAGAGATTATGTTCTTTGTGCCATCAAAAGGAAGTCATGTTCTACTGATTATATTGAGCGGCCATTGGCAAGGGTGCAGTATCAAGTGAATGATTTGGGGAACTATATGCAGAGCAATTCAGGGCATTATGTGGAATCTGAAACGGACATGACGACACAGAACGAGGTGCCCGAATTAGAAGTTCTTGATTATCAATTAGAAGTTCTTGGGATGAAAAGGACTTAG